In a single window of the Microbacterium sp. SL75 genome:
- a CDS encoding amidohydrolase yields MSVDLESLYTDLHAHPELSFQETRTAGVIARHLADLGLEVEEGVGRTGLVTSIVNGDGPVVWLRADMDGLPVEEQTGLAYASTARGTDPAGNSVPVMHACGHDMHVTALVGALERLVATREEWSGTVVAVFQPAEEYGAGSKAMIADGVLDRYPKPDIVLGQHVTPLPTGMIGVRPGTQMAASDGLTVVLHGRGGHGSRPHSTIDPVVMAAATVMRLQTVVSREVDPRDVAVVTVGSIHAGLKNNIIPAEAKLELSLRYPDDAARERVMTKVERIIRAEADASGAEQTPTITTDHTLPPTINDADATTRLTAAFRRSFGEGSVVDPGMFTGSEDVSWFARESGAPLVFWFWGGVDPETFQKAFAGGTIERDIPTNHSPHFAPVMQPTIDRGVENLVVAAREFLG; encoded by the coding sequence ATGAGCGTCGACCTCGAAAGCCTCTACACCGACCTGCACGCCCACCCGGAGCTGTCGTTCCAAGAGACGCGGACGGCGGGTGTCATCGCCCGCCATCTGGCCGACCTCGGGCTCGAAGTCGAAGAGGGAGTGGGCCGCACCGGCCTCGTCACGAGCATCGTCAACGGCGACGGTCCGGTCGTGTGGCTGCGCGCCGACATGGACGGCCTGCCCGTCGAGGAGCAGACCGGTCTCGCTTACGCCAGCACCGCTCGCGGCACCGACCCGGCGGGCAACTCCGTCCCCGTCATGCACGCGTGCGGCCACGACATGCACGTCACCGCGCTGGTCGGAGCCCTTGAGCGCCTCGTCGCCACGCGCGAGGAGTGGTCGGGAACCGTCGTCGCCGTCTTCCAGCCGGCCGAAGAATACGGCGCGGGCTCGAAGGCGATGATCGCGGACGGCGTCCTCGACCGATACCCGAAGCCCGACATCGTGCTCGGCCAACACGTCACCCCCCTCCCCACCGGAATGATCGGCGTGCGCCCGGGCACCCAGATGGCGGCATCCGACGGCCTCACCGTGGTGCTGCACGGCCGCGGCGGTCACGGCTCGCGCCCGCACTCCACGATCGACCCGGTCGTCATGGCCGCCGCCACCGTCATGCGTCTGCAGACCGTCGTCTCGCGCGAGGTCGACCCGCGCGACGTCGCCGTGGTCACCGTCGGCTCGATCCACGCGGGCCTGAAGAACAACATCATCCCCGCCGAGGCCAAGCTCGAGCTCAGCCTGCGCTACCCCGACGACGCCGCGCGCGAGCGCGTCATGACCAAGGTCGAGCGCATCATCCGCGCCGAGGCCGACGCTTCGGGCGCCGAGCAGACGCCGACCATCACCACCGACCACACCCTGCCGCCGACCATCAACGACGCGGATGCCACGACCCGCCTCACCGCGGCATTCCGGCGCTCGTTCGGCGAGGGCTCGGTCGTCGACCCCGGCATGTTCACCGGCAGCGAGGACGTGTCGTGGTTCGCCCGCGAGTCGGGCGCTCCGCTGGTGTTCTGGTTCTGGGGCGGTGTCGACCCCGAGACGTTCCAGAAAGCGTTCGCGGGCGGCACCATCGAGCGCGACATCCCGACGAACCACTCCCCGCACTTCGCGCCGGTCATGCAGCCGACGATCGACCGCGGCGTCGAGAACCTGGTGGTCGCGGCGCGGGAGTTCCTGGGCTGA
- a CDS encoding type II CAAX prenyl endopeptidase Rce1 family protein translates to MEGRGPRRRLLRALPGPVALVSAGTFALLHAGNLLGGQSLLATGIQLVYTFFFGILMYLAMRVTRTLLAPVLLHASTDPSIFMHAQYPADGARRERATRNA, encoded by the coding sequence GTGGAAGGCCGTGGTCCTCGCCGTCGTCTACTTCGTGCTCTACCAGGCCCTGTCGCCCTCGTCTCAGCCGGCACTTTCGCCTTGCTTCACGCCGGGAACCTCCTCGGGGGGCAGTCCCTGTTGGCCACGGGCATTCAGCTTGTCTACACCTTCTTCTTCGGCATCCTCATGTATCTCGCGATGCGCGTCACGCGCACGCTTCTCGCCCCGGTCCTGCTGCATGCCAGCACCGATCCGAGCATCTTCATGCACGCGCAGTACCCCGCCGACGGCGCCCGTCGTGAACGTGCGACACGAAACGCATGA
- a CDS encoding DUF4190 domain-containing protein, which produces MATAELRLSVPLDSARDAVGYALAEQGFTAQPTASGSLDVSRGSMGTTLVAGAFAGQDMHVRFDVHFSEIPEGTLASFEHSTMGGFFKGGAIGAAKVGDVVREAAHRTGDRLAQQGVLVGGPQGVPASPTDAGATQQPAATGDTWAPPVPPAPAGYPGAVSAAASADAGTTAPAYGAATGDAQTGVPAYGAPFPGTAPAASSRTNGISILAIVLGFVFPLGGIIAGAVALAQIKRTGEKGRGLAITGIVAGAVIGVLAILAVVGLLIFSFTVGSKASSADPFDVPTFPQDGGVTVGPSETAPGGGGTYTLPVGVCLDDVPSGFISSSNIVECAAAHTYEVFSSFVLPEGAFPGDDAIASAAQQGCDAAFPSFVGIAYEQSALNYQYVAPTEGTWSDGDREISCLLYDPAVEETTGSLAGSAR; this is translated from the coding sequence ATGGCTACCGCCGAACTACGACTGTCCGTCCCCCTCGACTCCGCGCGCGACGCGGTCGGCTACGCGCTCGCCGAGCAGGGCTTCACGGCGCAGCCCACGGCATCCGGATCCCTCGACGTCTCGCGCGGGAGCATGGGCACCACACTCGTGGCCGGGGCCTTCGCCGGGCAGGACATGCACGTCCGTTTCGACGTGCACTTCTCCGAGATCCCCGAGGGCACCCTCGCATCGTTCGAGCACTCCACCATGGGCGGCTTCTTCAAGGGCGGGGCGATCGGCGCGGCCAAGGTCGGCGATGTCGTGCGCGAAGCAGCCCACCGCACGGGTGATCGGCTCGCTCAGCAGGGTGTGCTCGTCGGCGGGCCCCAGGGCGTTCCGGCTTCACCGACCGATGCGGGCGCCACGCAGCAGCCGGCCGCGACCGGCGACACATGGGCACCTCCGGTGCCGCCCGCGCCTGCCGGGTACCCCGGCGCCGTGTCTGCGGCTGCCTCGGCCGACGCAGGGACCACCGCCCCCGCGTACGGCGCGGCGACGGGGGACGCCCAGACCGGCGTGCCGGCGTACGGCGCGCCTTTCCCCGGCACCGCGCCTGCCGCTTCGAGTCGCACCAACGGTATCTCGATCCTCGCGATCGTCCTCGGTTTCGTCTTCCCCCTCGGGGGCATCATCGCCGGCGCCGTCGCTCTCGCCCAGATCAAGCGCACGGGCGAGAAGGGCCGCGGCCTCGCCATCACCGGTATCGTCGCGGGGGCGGTCATCGGGGTCCTCGCGATCCTCGCCGTCGTCGGACTGCTGATCTTCTCGTTCACGGTCGGGTCGAAGGCATCCTCCGCGGACCCCTTCGATGTCCCGACGTTCCCGCAGGACGGCGGCGTGACCGTGGGCCCGAGTGAGACGGCTCCCGGAGGTGGTGGCACGTACACCCTGCCCGTCGGGGTCTGCCTCGACGACGTCCCGAGCGGATTCATCAGTTCGTCGAACATCGTCGAGTGCGCGGCCGCGCACACCTACGAGGTCTTCAGCAGCTTCGTCCTCCCAGAGGGAGCCTTCCCCGGTGACGACGCCATTGCCTCGGCGGCGCAGCAGGGGTGCGACGCCGCTTTCCCGTCGTTCGTCGGCATCGCCTACGAGCAGTCCGCGCTGAACTACCAGTACGTCGCCCCTACCGAGGGAACCTGGTCCGACGGGGACCGCGAGATCTCGTGCTTGCTCTACGATCCCGCCGTCGAGGAGACGACCGGGTCGCTGGCGGGGTCGGCGCGCTGA
- a CDS encoding NAD(P)/FAD-dependent oxidoreductase translates to MTTTHFDYLIVGGGMVADTAARGIREIDADGSIGILSDDIDEPYTRPALSKKLWTDEEFTWDKVPLGTSGDTGADIRLQTRATAIRPDEHEVDADDQTFSYGKLLIATGGKPVPLPLEDRSNGERALSFRTAEDYRRLRALAKDVGRIAVVGGGYIGSELAAALVQNGVDTVLIHTGSVLGDAVFPAGLAERFEKLFRDAGVEIVAGSRVTQGEADADGVRLSLENGDEVRADAVVSGLGIEVAADLAEKAGLTVGDGVHVDAQLRASVDDVYAAGDVASYPDRLLGRRRVEHVDNANEQGRAAGRNLAGAAEAYTHTPYYYSAVFGIRYEAVGTLDSSLETVEDWLDAERGVVYYLDDDRVVGVLLWNVEESRDAARSVLAEADTLTRDDLVGRIR, encoded by the coding sequence ATGACCACCACACACTTCGACTACCTCATCGTCGGCGGCGGAATGGTCGCCGACACCGCCGCCCGTGGAATCCGCGAGATCGACGCCGACGGCTCCATCGGCATCCTGAGCGACGACATCGATGAGCCCTACACGCGCCCCGCTCTGAGCAAGAAGCTGTGGACCGATGAGGAGTTCACGTGGGACAAGGTGCCTCTCGGCACCTCCGGCGACACCGGAGCCGACATCCGGCTGCAGACGCGCGCCACGGCGATCCGTCCGGACGAGCACGAAGTGGATGCCGACGACCAGACGTTCTCGTACGGCAAGCTCCTCATCGCCACGGGCGGGAAGCCCGTGCCCCTTCCCCTCGAGGACCGATCGAACGGCGAGCGGGCCCTCAGCTTCCGCACCGCCGAGGACTATCGCCGGCTGCGGGCGCTCGCGAAGGACGTCGGCCGTATCGCCGTCGTCGGCGGCGGCTACATCGGGTCGGAGCTCGCCGCCGCCCTCGTGCAGAACGGGGTCGACACCGTGCTGATCCACACCGGATCGGTGCTCGGCGACGCGGTGTTCCCGGCCGGGCTCGCCGAGCGGTTCGAGAAGCTCTTCCGTGATGCCGGCGTCGAGATCGTCGCGGGCTCCAGGGTCACGCAGGGAGAAGCGGATGCCGACGGCGTGCGGCTGTCTCTCGAGAACGGCGACGAGGTGCGCGCAGATGCCGTCGTGAGCGGCCTCGGCATCGAGGTGGCCGCGGACCTGGCGGAGAAGGCCGGCCTGACGGTGGGCGACGGCGTCCACGTGGACGCGCAGCTGCGCGCGTCGGTCGACGACGTCTACGCCGCGGGCGACGTCGCCAGCTACCCCGACCGTCTGCTCGGGCGCCGCCGCGTCGAGCACGTCGACAACGCGAACGAGCAGGGCAGGGCCGCCGGCCGCAACCTCGCGGGCGCCGCCGAGGCCTACACGCACACGCCGTACTACTACTCGGCGGTCTTCGGCATCCGGTACGAGGCGGTCGGCACGCTCGACTCCTCGCTCGAGACGGTCGAGGACTGGCTCGACGCCGAGCGCGGGGTCGTCTACTACCTCGACGACGATCGCGTCGTGGGCGTGCTGCTGTGGAACGTCGAGGAGTCTCGGGATGCCGCCCGCTCGGTGCTCGCGGAGGCAGACACCCTGACGCGGGACGACCTCGTCGGCCGCATCCGCTGA